Genomic window (Rosa chinensis cultivar Old Blush chromosome 6, RchiOBHm-V2, whole genome shotgun sequence):
TCTCCTTCCCCAAAATCTTGAATCTACTCATGTATCCGATACTAACCCTGGTTTGAATTTCAGGCTCCTAAGAAGGAAAAGGCACCGCCGCCGTCGTCGAAGCCGGCCAAGTCCGGCGGAgggaagcagaagaagaagaaatggagcAAAGGAAAGCAGAAGGAGAAGGTCAACAACATGGTGCTGTTCGACCAGGCCACCTACGATAAGCTGCTGTCTGAGGCCCCCAAGTTCAAGCTGATCACACCGTCCATTCTCTCCGATCGTCTCAGGATCAACGGCTCTCTGGCCAGGAGGGCAATCAAGGACTTGATGGCTAGGGGATCCATCAGGATGGTCTCTGCTCACGCAAGCCAGCAGATCTACACTAGGGCAACCAACACCTAGGATGGTCTCTACTGCTTTCCTTTTCGTGTTTCGACTGTGTAGTATGAGGGTTCTAGCTTATCGGGTTTTGTTAACTGTTGTTTTGTTCTGGGAATATTTAGAATCACTCTCAATTTGCTGTCATTACTTCTATATCATTATTTCTCGGCTATATCTGTTTCTGATTGATTCATTTGTTTCTTGCCGTATGTTTGTTGAATTTATTTACTACTTGGAAATGCTGAAATCTTTGCAAGTCTGTGTATGTCCCAGTGTACTCGCATGTTGTTGTTGCTGGTTTTTGGGTGGAGACAAATTAGGCAGCTAAGCTGGTTGTTTTTGACTGGTAAATAGAATTTGCTTTCTTTTAGATGTGTTGGTGATTGCTGTTAATTGATGAACCTTTAGGGCTCCAAATTGGCTTTTGGTTATGTTGTTGTTTAGGGTGTTCTGTTCATTTGTCAATTTTTCAGCTTTGGAATTTTGGTAGTGAGGTTTAGACTAATCTGGTTATGTGTCACCATTTGAATTTAGAAGGAAAAAATTGCTCCTTTAAGTCTATTTTCAAGATTTGTGGTTTTTCttgataaaatattttttttgttgtcaAATACAAATCCATGTTTTGAAGTCCACATTTAAACAGCCCTGTTGTCTACCTGAAGTTTTTAATGGGTATTGCTATGACAAACAGCAGCATAATTTCTATTGTTTCTTAACAACATAGATcccaatttatggtatgctccCTTGCGCGCTGGTATTGTGTTGTGGTTTGGATATAGTCTTAGTGTGATGCAATGTCATGTTTGTTGTAGCTTCTCGGCCAGATGTTGAATTGTTGAACATGGATTAAGTAGCCCTGTTGGATTACTGGATTTGGTTGTCTATCTATTAGCTTTATTACTTGCTGTCTTACTCTATATAAATTACTGGTTTGAGGATGAATGGCTCGAACAACCTATGGTTTTGTTCACCCTATTGACCCCTCCCTTTTGATTTCTGTGGTTCTAGCTGTTGTTTCTTGGCTCAAACTTGACAACTTCAATTCAAGCCATGCGATTGGGTTTGTGTGCATTCATGTTCGCACATTGTATTAACAAATTCTGTTTATTTTCCACGTTGTATTTTTTGAACAATTGGAGTTGCTATATTTTTTctcagaaaaaacaaaaacaaaaaattagagATGATATTCAAGCAGTACATTCGAACTTTTTGAAGTAAATTTGTGGAACAGTGATTATTTGTTTGGAATTGCTTGGAATCTGGAGTTAGCCATTCAGAACACTGATTCAATATTGTGATGGGCTTTTGTGACACAATGGTGACACTTTGTTTCATGAACACCAAGTCATTCCAATTGGcgtttcaattttgataatcGACAGCTCTCCACCTTATAATGGATCGTGGGTGTTGGAACATTTTACTTTGTGCTTTTGAATTTGCTGCTGCATGAGACCTTGTCAATTCTCATAACAGGGAACAATGTAGTTAGTTTTCAGTTCCAAATGTTGAAAACGATCGCCGGAGGTCGATTTGAGGACTTACCGGCCTCAAGGGCCGGTTGAATTTCTCACGACGCTGTAATGGTGAATATCTCCGGTTACCGCAAGTCAAAAAGTTACTTTTAATGTTAAAACACGCCGTAGGCGTAGGGCTTGATGGGGGCTATAAGTATCACCACACTCGCTTCGCACGCCTCCCAGATCCCAGTCTCTCTTGAGTCTCACCCTCCTCCTATCTCAATCTCACCAAATCTTCCACTCACTCTTTCTGCGCCACATCTCCGCTGCCATAATCCCTCAAGGATTCAAAGAAAGGTGTGTACTTGATGGGTTTCAATCAGTTTAAACTTTAATTTCGTTCTTCTTGTTTGCGGATctgattattatttttaattagaTGTCAAATCATGAAGGTTTTGAAATTTATGGAGTGGGTTTGTGATCCAAATCATCTTGATCCATTACTGGAAATAAAAGTACTGTACTTAAGGGTGTAATAATCCGCAGGAGCCAAACTTGTTGGATGAAATGTGTTGGTTAGACTTGAACTAGTTTCACTTGTatgaatttgaaaaataatgTTCACTATATAAGACAGATCTGTGTCTGATCGCAAAACAAGAGCTGCtttcttcaactttttgtccaaTCTTTAAGCGCTTCATATCCTCGTTGATGATAGGAATGAGCAGTAAAACTCATATTGGAAAGGGTTTTTCATGTTATATGATTTCATGGCATGATTTCTGTCATCAACATGGATATAAAGTTCTGGGGTGGACATAAAATTCAAGACTGCAGCTCTTTTTCTATGGTCAATCACATCTCTCTCCAATATATTGGACAATTTTACTTGTTCAATTCATAGAATGGAAACAAAGGCAAGGTTGAATCACACATTTTTCTTTAGAGGTTGCTTGTGCGTATTATTATACTTGAAAGTATATAAAACAATGTTCAGGGATCAAGTGCTGCATTACTTTCTTGGAGCTTTTTTAGATTCAGGTGATGCTTATAATTTGGTATTTTTTGTTTCTGAATTTGGTCCTACCATTGATTGATTTTCGTTTCACTATATCGCACTTTGGTTTATATGACTATGAAGATTAATTGATACGTTCCATTCTTTTGTAAATTTCTGCATCGGATTTCCTTTAATCAAATATGTACCTTGTATATCTGATGTGAATTTAACGTTTGGATCTGCGGTCTAATTTGATTCatcttttttatttgattttgatatactttgtttttcaattgtgacttcatagCCTGATCAGTGACCTGTCACAGGTCAGGTCACCTGTGTTTAAGACAGAAATTTGAAATTTCACTCTTGATAAGTGCTAGGTTCTCTTCTTGTGCAGGAGATGGTTTCTCTCAGTGAGGAGCATGACCTGTAAATCATCTTCACCATTGCTGAAATATACTtggttgtaaacttgtaataaTGTGTAGTTAGTTCAACTAGTAGAAAACAAATGTATTGATTAAACTTGGTGAAAAACTTGAACTAGTCTCACTCATATGAATAAGTTATTCTCTTGATTGATCTCGAAAAACCAGAGCTGCTATTTTTAACTGTTTGTGGGCTAGTTGAAATCATTAAAGATGACACAGATCAAGCAATGGTTGTCAGCAATAGAGAGAATCCCAAGGCCATGCTTCTTGCAAGATTACAACATCAAGTGTTTGGTTATTGCAAAgccatttcaattttaattttttctgtttctcaGTTAGTCATTTAATGACTTCTAGTGTTCATATAATCATCAAAGTCTTAAATGGTTATTATCTGAATGGCATTATTTATGGATCTGAGAAGCTGTGTGTGATGGATTTTGAAATTTCTAAAGCAGAGCTTTTCTACAggtagtttcttcttctttccctcCTTAGTGATCATGCAAGCGTTGCTTTTAGTACTTGAGCCACTGGACCAAATTTTCCTTTCATATAACGACAGAGCCTGGTTCAATACACACACCCAATCGGAAAAAACGTACTGAAAAATAAGGCACATTGTCTATTAGAAAACatacaatcttttttttttttgatggctgTAACCCTAAGAAGGGAGGCTTGGCCATCACGCCTGTAGTatgattgaaataaaaaaacaaacaaagtgaTGCAACTCTTTCAACATTGTCTATTATGAAGTTTCATATTTTACATGTAGCAGCTATCTTGTGGTAACTTGGTTTGTAACTGCATTATCAGTTGGCCTTCCAGTAAAGCAGCAAAACCTGCGGCCCGGTAAGATATATATCCACTGTTAGTACATGAAAGTGCTTTTAGTCGTCTACGCCATAAGATATCCACTGTCACCATTAATAAAGCAAGGAATGTAGCCTTTTCTGGGAATAGGGAATAGAAAAGTAGTGAAGATAATCAAAGAAACTATTTCTGTCGACAGGTATAGATTCAACCTAAAGTTCTAGAATGACAAGGGTTATATTATAAGTTACATTGCATAACATTAAAATGGGAATGTATGAACTTTGGATAATTGTTACCTGAGGATCATCACACTTTTGACACTAAATAACCTCAATTCCGAATCACAACGGAGGGCACATGTTGGACTTTGTAAAAGTCCTCTTCTTTGATCTTGAATAGGCACCCGCATATCTCCAATTCCTGAAGAGTTTTGACAGAACTTACTGCAGCAGGAATTGTCTTCAGTTTAATGCAATTTGAGATTTCCAATCGATAAAGACTCGGCATAGCTCCTTCCTCCATCATCCAGTCCTCAAAATGCTTCAAGCCACGAAGCAGTAGACTTCTGAGTTTAGGAAAACCTTGATCAGAGAAAACCATTTTCTTCCCCATGAACATTTGCCATCCGCTCAGAATTCTCAAGTTAGGCAGCTTCTCCAATATTGGGATTGGATCTTCCACAAGATCAGAACCCCATAAAGTTAACTTGGCAATGTTTTGAGGAAAGTGAAGGTATTCTGGTAGCTTTTCTATTCGTCCTTCCACATGAAACTTCTGAAGAGCTGAACAGCTTGACAGCAATGGCCTGACATCTACTACCTCATCGGGGAATGCAAGTGTGTCACTTTTAAAGGACAAGGACTGAAGGCATCTTAATGTGACATCATTTGGGGGACTGAAAATTGCTACTAAACTTTTGAAATGCGCTGGGTCATTGAGCACCAGTTTCCTCAGTTTAGTCAATTTCAGAAGATCTTTTACATCACATTTGTTTGCAGGGAAATTCACTAGTGTCTGCAAGCGGTGAAGATTGGACAACTTCAGCTCATTAACCATGTCGCCACACCACTTGGGAAGATATAAATGGGTCAAATTCGTCATCTTCCATATCACATTTGGAATTTGTACTGTTGAATCCCTACTAAATTTACTAATAGTCtgcaaatttagggttttcaagAAGATCAAATTACCAATGGATGGTGGAAGAACTCCAATATAtgttttctttaaacttagaAACTGCAGCTGGATGAGGTCCCCAATTTCTTTTGGCAGCTGTCCATAAGGTCCATTAACCCCTTCAAGATCTAGGACTCTGAGAATTTTGAGGTTCAAAATCTTTTTAATGAGGTGCCAATCCTCCACTCTACACCTTTTCCCATGGAAATACAGAAGTGACCTGAGGTTGGAATATTGTTTGCGTGGTGATGAGATAAATCTATCAACATCTTCAGGCAAGTAGATAGCAAGTCTACGCGTTTTACCTGATGGCAGGCTTAAAAAAGAAGCATCACTTCCATTTGAATAGCGAACAAGCTTGAGAAAGTTGTCCTTCTCGGCTCTTAACAAGCAAAAATCACGCATAATATCATGGAGGCGGCACGTTTTGATTCTTCCAGTAGACCCAAAATCTGCCACTTGAACCATGCACCTATTGATCAAGGATACCAAGTGGCCTTCTGCCACATCCTCTAGCACTTTATCTGTCTCCTGTTCAAGTGATACAATGCCCTCTGCAATCCATAATTGaatcaatttctttttaggtattGCAGCATCCTCTGGGAAATGACTCAAATAAAGGAAACAAGGTTTCAATTTGTGTGGCAGCTCATTATAGCTTAGAGCCAAAACCTTtggtagtatattattgtgaccGTCGGATTGCTGTAAAAAATATGGCACATCTTCATTCATCCTCTCCCAATCGTGTACTGATTCTTTAGTTGCTAAGAGTCCTCCGAGTACAACAATAGCCAATGgtaagccatcacatttctcaacTATTTCCTTCCCTAAATTCTCCTTAACTTCGCCAACGGTAAAATCTGCGCatcagagaagaaaagaagttggGAAACTATAAGGTgcttttttgagaaaaagactAGGGAAATTCCTGTACTAAACCCAAATATACTACAATGTGAAATACCTGCTCATCATTtgctaaaaaaaagaaaaaagaaaaatgaataaCATGGTAAAGTACGTACCTGGATTATTCTTCGCCCCTGGAAATGCCTTCCTCCGAAGTAACTCCCATCCGTCTTCTACAGACAAAAAATTTAGTTCATGAGGAAGACGACCACCACTGTAATCAGGAACTACAATATTCCTAAAACGAGTTGTAACCAATACCCTGCTGCGCCCTTTTCCGGCAGTTGGGAAAGCGTGACGTAGCTTGTCCCAGTCCTCGGCCTTCCAAATGTCATCAAGGATCACCAAACATTTCTTCTCTATCTGAACCTGATAAAGCTTTTCTGCAAGCTCATTCTGTCTCAGCTCTTTAATATTTTGCCTCTCCTCTTTGGATGGAGCGACAAGATTGAACAAAACTTGTTCCCAAGCATCTTCTGGTTTAAATTGTTGAGATATACAAACCCATCCGAAACCATCAAAATGGTGCCTAATTCGACCATTACGGTAAAGTTCCCTGGCCAGAGTTGTCTTTCCAATACCTGCCATGCCCCAAATTGACACGACCCAACCAGGTCGACTATCATCCACAAGATCATCCACTATTTCATTTATGCTACTTTCGAACCCAACAATATCCTCATTTTCATGGGAATATTGCTGCCGATCATCAAGAGCATTGCTGGATGGCCCTTGTCCAACAGAAATCAAGTTATAGGTTTGGGAAGATATGCGAAGCCTAGAGATTTCAGCTTTTATGGCTTTAATCTCAGACCCAACTTTGCAACGGTGTCGAAGTTGGCCGAGATTCAACCAGGCATACCATTTGACTGGCTTTGAGATTCGCATTACATGTCTGATGGAAAACGTTCGAATGACATCCTCAGCATCATAAGCGATTTCTCGTATGTCTGAAACCCAATTTTGAAGGCTATTATCTTGCCCTTGCTTCTCGTCGGCATCTTTCAAGACACAATTTATCAGCGTCAATTCTTTTTGGATATCCCTAACGTTTTGCCTCACCCTTAGCAGGGGTTTAGATTCCTCCACGAGCACGTCCTTGAGCAGGTCAGCAAGGCTTTTAGCAACGCCGGACACCACAAGTTCTGCCATGGTTTCCTGTTGATTACAGATAAGGCAAATTAAAATCTTTTATTGAATAATTTTCTTATCTAGCTTGTTCAAATTAATACATGAAAGTTCATAGAAACTaaatatcttttttctttttctttttttgagaatttctctttttcttgtgCACAAAGAAACTTTAATTGTTTCTTATCTACCTTCAGAAGAAAAGTGTCAAGAACATTCTTTTCTACGATGAACTTTCCTGTTTGATAAACTTTTTATCACTATGAACGAGTCATGACTCCACTCTTGCTAAAATTTGAAACATGTACCAGACCAAAAAACAGAAGAGAAAAACATGACTATTATTACGGGATCCTTGATTTTGCGCGCTAATGACCAGCGTTTGGTCGCATGAATCACAACTGGTCGGAGTTAGAACATGTTACCTGGTCCTGAGTCCTGATGTGTTATCACTAATCAGATTGTGTGGTGTTCGATCTCCGTCTTCTTCCTGGCTATGGTAAAGTAGCCCTGCTATCCAACTCTTCTGAACTCTACCACTCCCATCTGCTGAATACTTTGTTGTCACAGCTGCTTCATGATTCAATCTTTCTCACATCTAATTTCAGTTCTCTATAACGTATTTATgtgtctttcttttttcttgttctaatTATTTCTTTGCTATGTCGTGTCTTGTGTGGCgacttatcatcatcatcattattattattattaacaaAATGAAATCTTACAGCAATGCAGGCGACAAATGGGTGGGGACGAATGCCGGTTGGAGTGTTTTGATCGGTCAAAGTTAAGataattggattttttttttttgatggaaAAATGAAGATTACAAAAAGAAACCTCTAAAACAGCCCAAGTTAAGATTTTTGAACAGCAAGATAATTGGATATTCAAATGACATTTTGGTATGATTTTTTGATGTGTTATTTGTTTATGATTTTTGACTAAAAGAGGTGGTTATCTCTTGGTCAAATGTCTCTCTCGTGTTCTCTCTCTCCATCGGAGGCGGCTAGGGGTTGGATCCGTGGGCCTCCTCTTATGTCATGATTCTTTTCCCATGCATTTGACTTTCTTCATTTTGGACCACAGGAAATTGGGGAATTGGGTTTCTGGTAAACTAgaatttacatatatatatatatgtacgtatTTTCTTAAATATTGAATTTAACTTATTTTTGAGCTTTcactaaattatttatttatttgagaatatTGCAAGAGTGAAGAAAACATccattttgggttttgaagtAGAGAGTTGGAGCTAGGAAGAATGACTGTCAAACATGGAGCAAAGTGTTAAATTCCAAATTCTGGCGAACCACCATAAATGGTGGCACAAATGACAGCCCACCACTCATGGTGGTGACATGTATTTTCCGGCTAATTTCAAGGAGGAGCAAGGAGGAGAAGTAACATTGTACCTATTCCATTACATCCATTCACCATCATTCTATCttaaccaaatttcaaaaattttcggTTCCAAATCAaccttatttttcttccatCTTTCCTATACCATCTTTACTCCCTATTACCCAAAAGTCCATCattatcatcacccaaaaatcttccatgttttagggtgtaatcaccatcttttctccatcattacctACCTTAATCTGCACAACTCCCTCCTTAcatttttttcttgattttggaATCTATTATCACTCAAACACt
Coding sequences:
- the LOC112172612 gene encoding 40S ribosomal protein S25 isoform X2, encoding MAPKKEKAPPPSSKPAKSGGGKQKKKKWSKGKQKEKVNNMVLFDQATYDKLLSEAPKFKLITPSILSDRLRINGSLARRAIKDLMARGSIRMVSAHASQQIYTRATNT
- the LOC112172612 gene encoding 40S ribosomal protein S25 isoform X1, whose amino-acid sequence is MAPKKEKAPPPSSKPAKSGGGKQKKKKWSKGKQKEKVNNMVLFDQATYDKLLSEAPKFKLITPSILSDRLRINGSLARRAIKDLMARGSIRMVSAHASQQIYTRATNT
- the LOC112172484 gene encoding probable disease resistance protein At1g58602; this translates as MAELVVSGVAKSLADLLKDVLVEESKPLLRVRQNVRDIQKELTLINCVLKDADEKQGQDNSLQNWVSDIREIAYDAEDVIRTFSIRHVMRISKPVKWYAWLNLGQLRHRCKVGSEIKAIKAEISRLRISSQTYNLISVGQGPSSNALDDRQQYSHENEDIVGFESSINEIVDDLVDDSRPGWVVSIWGMAGIGKTTLARELYRNGRIRHHFDGFGWVCISQQFKPEDAWEQVLFNLVAPSKEERQNIKELRQNELAEKLYQVQIEKKCLVILDDIWKAEDWDKLRHAFPTAGKGRSRVLVTTRFRNIVVPDYSGGRLPHELNFLSVEDGWELLRRKAFPGAKNNPDFTVGEVKENLGKEIVEKCDGLPLAIVVLGGLLATKESVHDWERMNEDVPYFLQQSDGHNNILPKVLALSYNELPHKLKPCFLYLSHFPEDAAIPKKKLIQLWIAEGIVSLEQETDKVLEDVAEGHLVSLINRCMVQVADFGSTGRIKTCRLHDIMRDFCLLRAEKDNFLKLVRYSNGSDASFLSLPSGKTRRLAIYLPEDVDRFISSPRKQYSNLRSLLYFHGKRCRVEDWHLIKKILNLKILRVLDLEGVNGPYGQLPKEIGDLIQLQFLSLKKTYIGVLPPSIGNLIFLKTLNLQTISKFSRDSTVQIPNVIWKMTNLTHLYLPKWCGDMVNELKLSNLHRLQTLVNFPANKCDVKDLLKLTKLRKLVLNDPAHFKSLVAIFSPPNDVTLRCLQSLSFKSDTLAFPDEVVDVRPLLSSCSALQKFHVEGRIEKLPEYLHFPQNIAKLTLWGSDLVEDPIPILEKLPNLRILSGWQMFMGKKMVFSDQGFPKLRSLLLRGLKHFEDWMMEEGAMPSLYRLEISNCIKLKTIPAAVSSVKTLQELEICGCLFKIKEEDFYKVQHVPSVVIRN